A single region of the Hoeflea prorocentri genome encodes:
- a CDS encoding NAD(P)/FAD-dependent oxidoreductase, which translates to MVIIGAGEAAACAAAAMRDAGWTGAITIVGEERHRPYERPPLSKSALTDEEQPEVRVSAEALRFDALGIVHKSDTRVVRIDRASKQIHTLDGETIGYDKLLLATGAQARPLLVGGGEYALTLRSHEDVWALRQFFGKGRHVLIVGGGLIGLELAASANELGACATIIENRERLLTRCVEAQIAETIQKTHTQRGNRFRFAVDVESIERDSVTLTNGERIEGDVVVAAVGAQPDVALAEDADIEVDNGILTDAFLRTSDPDIFACGDCACAKHPLFGDRPRRMESWQVARDQGALVGRNMVLPPVPQSAVPWFWSDQYDCQLQVAGMPDLGATVVERRLDSETILYFYLSKNGTLVGAAAYGYLRTLAKDMLVSQRLIAASAKPDAAFLAAADRRLKALLAA; encoded by the coding sequence ATGGTGATCATAGGAGCCGGCGAGGCCGCCGCATGCGCGGCGGCAGCCATGCGCGATGCCGGCTGGACGGGTGCCATCACGATCGTCGGAGAGGAGCGCCATCGTCCCTATGAGCGCCCGCCTCTTTCAAAATCGGCCCTGACGGATGAGGAGCAGCCGGAGGTGCGGGTAAGCGCCGAAGCGTTGCGTTTCGATGCGCTCGGTATCGTCCATAAATCCGATACGCGTGTCGTCAGGATCGACAGGGCGTCAAAACAAATCCACACGCTTGACGGTGAGACGATCGGTTATGACAAGCTTCTTCTGGCCACCGGCGCACAGGCAAGGCCTCTCCTTGTCGGCGGCGGAGAATATGCGCTCACCTTGCGATCGCATGAAGATGTCTGGGCGTTGCGTCAGTTCTTCGGCAAGGGCCGGCATGTGCTGATCGTCGGCGGCGGGCTCATCGGATTGGAACTCGCCGCCAGCGCCAATGAGCTTGGGGCATGTGCGACGATCATTGAAAACCGCGAAAGGCTTTTGACCCGCTGCGTGGAAGCGCAGATCGCCGAAACGATCCAGAAAACCCACACACAACGCGGCAACCGGTTCCGTTTCGCCGTGGACGTCGAGAGTATCGAGCGTGACAGCGTGACGCTGACAAACGGTGAGCGCATTGAGGGTGACGTGGTTGTCGCTGCTGTCGGTGCGCAGCCCGATGTCGCACTGGCCGAGGATGCGGATATCGAGGTGGATAACGGCATCCTGACCGATGCGTTCCTGAGGACGAGCGATCCTGATATCTTTGCCTGTGGCGACTGCGCCTGCGCCAAACATCCGCTATTCGGCGACAGGCCGCGGCGCATGGAAAGCTGGCAGGTGGCCCGGGATCAGGGCGCCTTGGTCGGCCGTAACATGGTGCTGCCGCCAGTGCCGCAAAGCGCCGTCCCCTGGTTCTGGTCGGACCAATATGATTGCCAGCTTCAGGTTGCCGGCATGCCTGATCTCGGTGCAACGGTTGTCGAGCGCAGGCTGGATAGCGAGACCATCCTTTATTTTTATCTTTCGAAGAACGGAACGCTGGTCGGGGCTGCCGCCTATGGGTATCTGCGCACGCTGGCCAAGGACATGCTGGTTTCACAGCGTCTGATCGCGGCATCGGCCAAACCGGACGCTGCGTTTCTGGCTGCTGCCGATAGGCGTTTGAAGGCGCTGCTCGCCGCCTGA
- a CDS encoding MocE family 2Fe-2S type ferredoxin, producing the protein MTGQWIDACATDDIDEEDVIAFEHDGHAFALYRTEDDRFFATDGLCTHEQISLADGLVMGTIIECPKHNGRFDFTTGETRGGPVCEHLKTYETQVRDGRLFVKTA; encoded by the coding sequence ATGACAGGTCAGTGGATCGACGCATGCGCGACCGACGACATCGACGAGGAAGACGTCATCGCATTCGAGCATGACGGGCACGCGTTTGCCCTTTACCGCACCGAGGATGACCGCTTCTTCGCCACCGACGGTCTGTGCACCCATGAGCAGATATCACTGGCTGACGGGCTGGTCATGGGCACGATCATCGAATGCCCCAAGCACAATGGCCGGTTTGATTTCACCACCGGTGAGACACGCGGAGGCCCGGTCTGCGAACACCTCAAAACCTATGAGACACAAGTCCGAGACGGACGCCTGTTCGTCAAGACGGCCTAG
- a CDS encoding fatty acid desaturase family protein encodes MKPTPRDYSLVGRDSTLAEENGLVAAEWYAVKIDRKELKRLMRRSDGPAIRDTLIWFAALLLSGAGGVYFWGTLWCVPFFLVYGVLYGSSSDSRWHESGHGTAFKTRWMNVALYYIASFMIFREPTIWMWSHTRHHTDTIIVGRDPEIAAPRPPDIKTLLLNLFALVSTWKTIRSLLRHAGGSLSPDEETFVPQNERPKVYLIARIYIAIIALVVLACIATGSILPAMLIGLPTIYGGFMTVFFGLTQHAGLAEDVLDHRLNSRTIYMNPIFRFLYLNMNYHIEHHMFPMVPYHALPQLHEAIKHDCPPPYPSTAAAYREIIPTLLKQVKDPGFYIHRKLPEGVDAVPHNPGAVFKPAQ; translated from the coding sequence ATGAAGCCGACACCGAGAGACTACAGTCTGGTAGGCCGCGACAGCACATTGGCGGAAGAGAACGGCCTGGTGGCCGCTGAATGGTATGCGGTCAAGATCGACAGGAAAGAACTCAAGCGCCTGATGCGCAGGTCGGACGGGCCGGCAATTCGCGACACGCTGATCTGGTTTGCCGCGCTCCTGCTGTCGGGGGCGGGCGGTGTCTATTTCTGGGGAACGCTCTGGTGCGTTCCGTTCTTCCTGGTCTATGGCGTTTTATATGGGTCCTCGTCCGATAGCCGCTGGCATGAGAGCGGACATGGAACGGCCTTCAAGACCCGCTGGATGAATGTGGCGCTCTATTACATTGCCAGCTTCATGATTTTTCGTGAGCCCACCATATGGATGTGGAGTCATACCCGGCACCATACTGATACGATTATTGTCGGGCGCGATCCGGAGATAGCCGCGCCGCGTCCACCGGATATCAAAACACTCCTGCTCAACCTTTTTGCTCTGGTCAGCACGTGGAAAACGATCCGCAGCCTCCTTCGCCATGCCGGCGGCAGCCTCAGCCCGGATGAGGAGACGTTCGTTCCGCAGAACGAGCGCCCGAAGGTCTATCTGATCGCTCGGATCTACATCGCAATCATTGCGCTTGTCGTGCTGGCATGCATTGCGACCGGTTCGATCCTGCCCGCCATGCTCATTGGACTTCCCACCATCTATGGGGGCTTCATGACCGTGTTTTTCGGTCTGACGCAGCATGCCGGACTTGCAGAAGACGTGCTCGACCACCGGCTGAACAGCCGCACCATCTACATGAATCCGATCTTCCGCTTCCTTTACCTGAACATGAACTACCACATCGAACACCACATGTTCCCGATGGTTCCCTATCACGCGCTGCCGCAACTGCATGAGGCGATCAAACATGATTGTCCGCCGCCTTATCCGAGCACTGCCGCGGCCTATCGCGAGATTATTCCGACACTGCTGAAACAGGTAAAGGACCCGGGTTTTTATATACACCGCAAGTTGCCCGAGGGCGTCGACGCGGTGCCGCATAATCCAGGAGCCGTCTTCAAACCGGCACAATAA
- a CDS encoding LacI family DNA-binding transcriptional regulator, with protein MPGSPPRRPKVKDICELSGVSRATVDRVIHNRSGVQNHTRSHVLAVIEELTGKHGAGMGRPAQETLPIDFIIPDQGNAFLADQSRYLADYAKRSDAVSITIHRPAAATEGELAAMLQELSATTRAVGIVGVDSHKIRELLRGLCRRGIPVVTLASDIRNVPKANYVGIDNHAGGRLAGYLTGRLLGIAKGKAALILGSRAYRGHEEREMGFRSVLREMFPGLRIVNELEVQENADRAREATRALLEQYDDLDAIYCIGAGQAGIAEALMEAGREKSVLFIGHGLSWDTRAYLTDGVMDVVIDEDAKSEAETAVDILVSRLKGAAVPSSPTFTINPIFRENLPPES; from the coding sequence ATGCCCGGCTCACCGCCCCGCCGCCCGAAAGTGAAAGACATTTGCGAACTGTCCGGCGTATCGCGTGCGACGGTTGACCGGGTCATCCACAACAGAAGCGGTGTGCAGAACCACACAAGGAGTCATGTGCTCGCCGTCATCGAGGAACTGACCGGCAAACACGGGGCCGGCATGGGCAGGCCCGCGCAGGAAACCCTGCCTATCGATTTTATCATCCCGGATCAGGGCAACGCTTTCCTGGCAGACCAGAGCCGATATCTTGCCGACTATGCAAAACGGTCCGATGCGGTGAGCATAACCATTCACCGGCCGGCGGCGGCCACGGAAGGCGAACTTGCCGCGATGCTTCAGGAGCTGTCAGCGACAACCCGGGCCGTCGGCATCGTCGGGGTGGACAGCCATAAAATCCGCGAATTGCTGCGCGGCCTTTGCCGAAGAGGTATTCCCGTTGTCACGCTCGCTTCCGACATCCGCAACGTTCCCAAGGCCAACTATGTGGGCATTGATAATCATGCAGGCGGCCGACTTGCCGGCTATCTCACCGGGAGGCTTTTGGGTATAGCGAAGGGCAAGGCGGCCCTCATTCTCGGATCGCGGGCCTATCGCGGCCATGAGGAACGGGAGATGGGATTTCGAAGCGTTCTGCGAGAGATGTTTCCCGGCCTGCGCATTGTCAATGAGCTTGAAGTGCAGGAAAATGCCGATCGCGCGCGTGAAGCAACGCGCGCCTTGCTGGAACAGTATGACGATCTCGACGCGATCTACTGTATCGGCGCCGGACAGGCCGGCATCGCCGAAGCTCTCATGGAGGCAGGACGCGAGAAATCGGTCCTTTTCATCGGGCATGGCCTTTCGTGGGACACCCGCGCCTATCTGACCGATGGAGTGATGGATGTGGTGATCGACGAAGATGCAAAATCCGAAGCCGAGACTGCCGTAGATATTCTCGTTTCCCGGCTTAAGGGTGCAGCCGTGCCGTCCTCTCCGACCTTTACAATCAACCCGATCTTTCGTGAAAACCTGCCACCTGAATCATGA
- a CDS encoding ABC transporter permease, whose protein sequence is MTTQTQPKPNTGNIIRRFLRDYPLVPLIILLIALVVALEIMRPGIVNERWIGNTIKFAIPLAMLAACQTLTMLTGGIDLSVGVAATVSAFVAATQLSSLGPAGAILIALVPPLLVGLANGIGVGIFRVHPLIMTLGTGLIAAGCLQVYQRTVIASGSSVPEILAWLGTGRTGGFPNSLIVFIPLAIVIIVGLRRTGFGRLLYAIGENEDAARLAGVRTWQVLIALYVLSGLIAGITGLIYLGLIKAPSLSLVEPRVLPSVAAAVIGGTSIFGGRGTYSGTIVGALILTVLTTMLTVMQIPEGTRRIFFGLIILAVTAIYVRITEEN, encoded by the coding sequence ATGACAACGCAAACGCAGCCAAAACCCAACACCGGCAACATCATAAGACGGTTCTTGCGCGACTATCCGCTGGTGCCGCTGATTATCTTGCTGATCGCCCTTGTCGTTGCGCTGGAGATCATGCGTCCGGGTATCGTCAACGAACGCTGGATCGGCAATACGATCAAATTCGCCATTCCGCTTGCCATGCTTGCTGCCTGTCAGACGCTGACCATGCTGACCGGCGGCATCGACTTGTCCGTCGGTGTTGCGGCGACGGTCAGCGCCTTTGTCGCGGCGACCCAGCTTTCAAGCCTTGGTCCCGCCGGGGCAATCCTGATTGCGCTCGTCCCGCCGCTCCTCGTCGGTCTTGCCAACGGCATCGGCGTCGGGATTTTCAGGGTTCATCCGCTGATCATGACCCTTGGAACAGGTCTGATCGCGGCGGGATGCCTGCAGGTTTATCAGCGTACCGTGATTGCGTCAGGATCGTCCGTTCCGGAGATACTGGCCTGGCTCGGCACCGGCCGGACCGGTGGGTTTCCCAACTCGCTGATCGTGTTCATCCCGCTTGCGATTGTCATTATCGTCGGCCTTCGCCGTACCGGCTTCGGCCGTCTGCTCTACGCCATCGGCGAAAACGAAGATGCCGCGCGCCTGGCGGGAGTGCGCACATGGCAGGTGCTGATTGCCCTTTATGTCCTGTCCGGCCTGATCGCCGGCATCACCGGGTTGATCTATCTGGGGCTGATCAAGGCGCCGTCACTCTCCCTGGTGGAGCCAAGGGTCCTTCCGTCCGTGGCGGCGGCCGTTATCGGCGGCACCTCGATCTTCGGCGGGCGGGGCACCTATTCGGGCACCATTGTCGGCGCGCTGATCCTGACCGTCCTGACAACCATGCTCACCGTCATGCAGATCCCCGAGGGTACAAGACGCATCTTCTTCGGCCTGATCATTCTGGCGGTCACCGCGATCTATGTGCGCATCACCGAGGAAAACTGA
- a CDS encoding ABC transporter permease, which yields MLKFLRSHYWNIGLCVILAMLFVFTKIIQPNYGASGLEALARAALPFAFATAAQAIVVIAGGIDLSIASMMAVASVTAAVLMDGASEQAALWVVPFVLLVGVCMGAINGMLIVFTRVPDIVVTLAMLFVWEGVALMILKAPGGGAADWLMGLLVGSVSIYGVPESITQFVPKSFILLVVCIGVVWWPFRRSRFGLSVYAIGSSSLAAFRSGVSVNRTKIAAYAMAGLFAAMGGLVLTASTGIGAPIPGPYLLASVAAVVLGGVTLGGGRGGLIGPIIAVIILRLVRTDLALLSVDPNVTAIVEGTIMVVVVMAGGLIAVRSRHK from the coding sequence GTGCTGAAATTTCTTCGCAGCCATTACTGGAATATCGGGCTTTGCGTCATCCTCGCAATGCTCTTTGTTTTCACCAAGATCATCCAGCCGAACTACGGCGCCTCCGGGCTTGAAGCACTGGCGCGCGCCGCTTTGCCATTCGCCTTCGCGACGGCCGCACAGGCGATTGTGGTGATCGCCGGCGGCATCGATCTGTCCATTGCCTCGATGATGGCTGTCGCCAGCGTCACGGCGGCAGTGCTGATGGACGGAGCAAGCGAGCAGGCGGCCCTCTGGGTGGTTCCGTTCGTACTGCTGGTCGGGGTCTGCATGGGTGCGATCAACGGCATGCTGATTGTCTTCACCAGAGTGCCGGACATTGTCGTAACCCTTGCCATGCTCTTCGTCTGGGAGGGTGTTGCGCTGATGATCCTGAAGGCGCCTGGCGGCGGGGCGGCTGACTGGCTGATGGGCCTTCTGGTCGGTTCCGTCTCGATTTACGGGGTTCCGGAAAGCATCACGCAGTTTGTTCCGAAATCTTTCATTTTGCTTGTTGTGTGCATCGGCGTGGTGTGGTGGCCGTTTCGCCGCTCCCGCTTCGGCCTGTCGGTCTATGCGATCGGCTCGTCCAGCCTCGCCGCGTTCCGCTCCGGGGTGTCGGTCAACAGAACGAAGATCGCCGCCTATGCCATGGCCGGGCTGTTCGCCGCCATGGGCGGATTGGTGCTGACGGCAAGCACCGGCATCGGAGCGCCCATTCCAGGGCCGTATCTGTTGGCCAGTGTCGCGGCCGTCGTTCTCGGCGGCGTCACCTTGGGAGGCGGGCGTGGCGGCCTGATCGGCCCGATCATCGCGGTCATCATCTTGCGCCTGGTGCGCACGGATCTGGCGCTGCTGTCGGTCGATCCCAATGTCACAGCCATTGTTGAAGGCACAATCATGGTCGTTGTCGTGATGGCCGGAGGATTGATAGCGGTAAGGTCGCGACACAAATGA
- a CDS encoding sugar ABC transporter ATP-binding protein: protein MANSPLLSAKGVSKTYGAVVALSNASLELASGEIVALMGANGAGKSTLVKILTGAIAPSSGDILIKGRKHAVRSPADARSAGLVPVYQEPSLIPDLDVLDNLRLGNTPVEAFRHWVNELGVQKLDMSEAAYRLPLAIQRVLDLARALASEPDVLLLDEMTAALPTDMVDKVLDVVRKQKELDRSVIYISHRFPEISAVCDRANVLRDGETVGDVAIEDGIEDHIVELMLGAPVQAARKASAISKPEALAGSDAVPRLSVRNLAAASKLVDVSFDLNAGEVLGVAGLEGQGQDELFEALAGMIRPTGGTIEIDGAIQEFHHPADAIAAGHVYVPGDRADALLMQRSVRENIAMPFHTHPSQWGLINMSAEKNKVDAAIERLQIDTRAQGEVQRLSGGNQQKVTIARWIALGVRTLLCFDPTRGIDVRTKREIYPLLRELAEQGSSVLLYTSELEEIQLACDRAIVIFGGRVVDQMHVRDADEPTLMRAAYGLSRASPSPEQETVV from the coding sequence ATGGCAAACAGCCCCCTCTTGAGTGCCAAGGGCGTGAGCAAGACCTATGGTGCTGTCGTGGCTTTGAGCAACGCCTCGCTGGAGCTGGCGAGCGGCGAGATCGTTGCCCTGATGGGAGCCAACGGAGCGGGAAAATCGACACTCGTTAAAATCCTGACCGGTGCGATCGCGCCTAGTTCCGGCGACATTCTGATCAAGGGCAGGAAACATGCCGTCAGATCACCTGCGGATGCGCGATCAGCGGGCCTGGTTCCCGTCTACCAGGAGCCTTCCCTCATTCCCGATCTGGATGTCCTCGACAATCTGCGTCTCGGCAACACGCCGGTTGAGGCCTTCCGTCATTGGGTCAATGAATTGGGCGTCCAGAAACTGGATATGAGCGAAGCGGCTTATCGTTTGCCGCTGGCCATCCAGCGCGTGCTGGATCTGGCGCGTGCCCTTGCCAGCGAGCCGGACGTTCTGCTGCTCGACGAGATGACCGCAGCTCTGCCCACCGACATGGTGGACAAGGTTCTGGATGTGGTGCGCAAGCAGAAAGAGCTTGATCGTTCGGTGATCTACATTTCCCATCGCTTCCCGGAAATCTCCGCCGTTTGTGATCGCGCCAACGTGTTGCGCGACGGAGAGACGGTGGGTGATGTCGCCATCGAGGATGGCATTGAAGATCACATCGTTGAGTTGATGTTGGGCGCACCGGTACAAGCGGCAAGAAAGGCCTCGGCTATTTCAAAGCCGGAGGCACTCGCAGGTTCCGACGCAGTGCCGCGCCTGAGTGTGCGTAACCTCGCGGCTGCCAGCAAGCTGGTTGATGTCTCCTTTGACCTCAACGCGGGCGAGGTTCTTGGTGTTGCCGGGCTTGAAGGGCAGGGGCAGGACGAACTGTTCGAAGCCCTCGCCGGCATGATCCGCCCGACGGGCGGAACCATCGAAATCGACGGCGCGATTCAGGAATTTCACCATCCCGCCGATGCAATCGCAGCCGGCCATGTCTATGTGCCGGGCGATCGGGCGGACGCCCTGCTGATGCAGCGCTCCGTGCGTGAGAACATCGCGATGCCCTTCCATACGCACCCCTCGCAATGGGGGCTGATCAATATGTCCGCTGAAAAGAACAAGGTGGACGCCGCCATCGAGCGGCTGCAGATCGATACCCGTGCGCAGGGCGAGGTCCAGCGGCTTTCGGGCGGCAATCAGCAAAAGGTCACCATTGCGCGCTGGATCGCCCTCGGTGTCCGCACATTGTTGTGTTTCGATCCGACCCGCGGCATCGATGTCAGGACCAAGCGTGAAATCTACCCGCTCTTGCGCGAGCTCGCCGAGCAGGGTTCATCCGTCCTGCTTTATACTTCGGAGCTTGAGGAGATCCAGTTGGCCTGTGACCGGGCCATTGTCATCTTCGGAGGCCGGGTTGTTGATCAGATGCATGTCCGGGACGCCGATGAGCCGACCCTCATGCGCGCCGCTTATGGCTTGAGCAGGGCCTCGCCTTCCCCAGAACAAGAAACTGTAGTGTGA
- a CDS encoding ABC transporter substrate-binding protein — protein sequence MKKKILKATLLGAFTMSLMGSAMAMDYTIGISNTVQGNGWREEMVCAMKAEALASGKVKSLNIAHRNTDAAGQIEDINNLIQAGVDAIVINPANPDGVSPAIKAATDKGIVVVAVDQSVSEESAYVLSNNQEEYAYLGAKWLFEEIGGKGSVVYMRGAAGASADDDRDKGFKRALAEFPDVKVAHEVFTGWQQDQGKQQILDYIATGIPFDGVWTSGIDNVIVDAFVESDTPLVPIVGADNAGFVGQLNSVDGLVGAAVTNPGSVGGAGVALAIKLLEGEKPAARTVLVDPELWQNATKEGKEQLMAAADPSLDPEWPVSIFIPGWTNYTKEQIIACKGPGE from the coding sequence ATGAAAAAGAAAATTCTGAAAGCCACCCTGTTGGGGGCGTTCACAATGAGCCTGATGGGTTCGGCAATGGCGATGGACTACACGATCGGCATTTCCAACACCGTGCAGGGCAATGGCTGGCGCGAGGAAATGGTTTGCGCCATGAAGGCCGAAGCGCTGGCATCGGGCAAGGTGAAGTCTCTGAACATTGCGCATCGCAACACCGATGCCGCTGGTCAGATTGAGGACATCAACAACCTGATCCAGGCGGGCGTCGATGCAATCGTTATCAATCCGGCAAACCCGGACGGCGTGAGCCCGGCGATCAAGGCTGCCACGGACAAGGGCATTGTTGTCGTCGCCGTTGACCAGTCGGTATCCGAGGAATCGGCCTATGTGCTGTCCAACAACCAGGAAGAATATGCCTATCTTGGCGCCAAATGGCTGTTCGAGGAGATCGGCGGCAAGGGTTCGGTCGTCTATATGCGCGGCGCTGCGGGCGCATCGGCGGATGATGATCGCGACAAGGGCTTCAAGCGCGCCCTGGCGGAGTTTCCGGATGTCAAGGTTGCCCATGAGGTCTTCACCGGATGGCAGCAGGATCAGGGAAAGCAGCAGATCCTCGACTACATCGCCACAGGCATCCCGTTTGATGGCGTCTGGACGTCCGGCATCGACAATGTGATCGTCGATGCTTTCGTCGAATCCGATACGCCGCTGGTTCCGATTGTCGGTGCCGACAACGCCGGTTTTGTCGGCCAGTTGAACAGTGTCGATGGTCTTGTCGGTGCAGCCGTCACGAACCCCGGCTCGGTCGGCGGTGCCGGTGTGGCGCTGGCCATCAAGCTGCTTGAAGGCGAAAAACCGGCTGCACGTACGGTTCTGGTGGACCCGGAACTCTGGCAGAACGCAACGAAGGAAGGCAAGGAGCAGCTCATGGCTGCTGCCGATCCGTCGCTGGACCCTGAGTGGCCTGTTTCGATCTTCATCCCCGGATGGACGAACTACACCAAGGAACAGATCATCGCCTGTAAGGGCCCCGGCGAGTAG
- a CDS encoding sugar phosphate isomerase/epimerase family protein: MQLGLLTAPFPDVPLMDVADWSVASGFEALEIACWPVSKGPTRRYAGTSHIDVANIGKSEASDIVATLSDKGLTVSALGYYPNPLHPDEDHRNTVIEHLKLVIAAAGHMGLSVVNTFCGGDASRNIDENWESALQVWPDIIAHARDCGVKIAFENCPMIFSYDEWPGGHNIAYSPRIWRRIIESWDGEVGMNFDPSHLILQMIDQDRFIREFGGHMFHVHAKDLMIDRDGLYDRGILSAGMGWQVPRLPGLGDVNWADFFAGLYRASYDGPVIIEHEDRDFEGTEELVKRGFLLARDVLRPFVK, encoded by the coding sequence ATGCAACTTGGACTACTGACAGCACCTTTTCCCGATGTGCCCTTGATGGACGTTGCCGATTGGTCCGTCGCATCGGGTTTTGAGGCGCTGGAGATTGCCTGTTGGCCGGTATCCAAAGGCCCGACGCGGCGTTATGCGGGCACCAGCCATATCGATGTCGCCAATATCGGCAAGTCAGAGGCAAGCGATATTGTTGCGACGCTGTCCGACAAGGGTCTGACAGTGTCGGCTCTGGGCTACTACCCCAACCCGCTCCACCCGGACGAGGATCACCGCAACACGGTCATCGAGCATCTCAAGCTGGTGATTGCCGCGGCCGGTCATATGGGGCTTTCCGTCGTCAACACGTTTTGCGGCGGCGATGCGTCCAGAAATATTGACGAAAACTGGGAAAGCGCGCTTCAGGTCTGGCCTGACATCATTGCCCACGCCCGCGATTGCGGTGTGAAGATCGCCTTCGAAAACTGCCCGATGATCTTTAGCTACGATGAATGGCCGGGCGGACACAACATTGCCTATTCGCCACGTATCTGGCGCCGTATCATCGAGAGCTGGGACGGCGAGGTCGGCATGAATTTCGACCCGAGCCACCTGATTTTGCAGATGATCGATCAGGATCGCTTCATCCGCGAATTCGGTGGCCATATGTTCCATGTCCACGCCAAGGATCTGATGATCGACCGCGACGGTCTTTATGATCGTGGAATCCTGTCGGCAGGCATGGGCTGGCAGGTGCCGCGCCTGCCGGGCCTCGGCGATGTGAACTGGGCCGACTTCTTCGCCGGACTTTATCGGGCTAGCTATGACGGCCCCGTCATCATCGAACACGAAGATCGCGATTTTGAAGGAACGGAGGAACTGGTGAAAAGAGGATTCCTGCTCGCGCGGGATGTATTGCGGCCGTTTGTAAAATGA
- a CDS encoding Gfo/Idh/MocA family protein, protein MREGSDIGAIGAAVIGTGFIGTVHAQALRRLGVNVVGLLGSSPERGRTAADAIGVAKAYADLDELLRDPAVQVVHVTSPNQFHHQQVKQILAAGRHVVCEKPLTMTSAESAELVELAQAGNLITAVNYNIRFYPLNQHARGMAATGAFGDIRLISGHYMQDWLLHDTDWNWRLEADKGGHLRAVGDIGTHWIDLTSYITGLKVTSVMAELSTFLKTRQQPLGPVETFSKERSTNTKPTEITTDDTALLLLRYENGARGSVVISQVSAGRKNSLQWQIDGSKSSAAWNSETPDHLWIGHRDEPNQILQRDAALMNARGAAAAALPGGHVEGFADSFFALFREIYAAVAAGHAPSEAGYASFADGHYEMLVCDAVLESARQGRWVDIRH, encoded by the coding sequence TTGCGTGAGGGGAGTGATATCGGCGCTATTGGAGCGGCGGTGATCGGCACCGGTTTTATCGGCACGGTGCATGCTCAGGCTTTGCGCCGTTTGGGTGTGAACGTGGTCGGCCTGCTCGGTTCCTCACCTGAGCGGGGCAGGACGGCGGCGGATGCGATAGGCGTTGCAAAAGCCTATGCGGATCTGGACGAATTGTTGAGAGACCCGGCGGTTCAGGTCGTTCATGTGACGTCCCCCAACCAGTTTCACCATCAGCAGGTCAAGCAGATCCTGGCGGCGGGCCGGCATGTGGTCTGTGAAAAACCGCTGACCATGACCTCAGCGGAATCCGCCGAACTCGTGGAGTTGGCACAGGCCGGCAATCTGATCACCGCGGTCAACTACAACATCAGGTTCTATCCGCTCAATCAGCATGCACGCGGGATGGCGGCAACTGGCGCTTTCGGCGATATCCGGCTGATTTCCGGCCATTACATGCAGGATTGGCTGCTGCACGACACCGATTGGAACTGGCGGCTGGAGGCCGACAAGGGCGGCCATTTGCGGGCAGTCGGAGACATCGGCACCCACTGGATCGACCTGACGAGCTATATCACCGGTCTGAAAGTCACATCCGTAATGGCCGAACTGTCGACATTCTTGAAGACAAGGCAGCAACCGCTCGGGCCGGTCGAGACCTTTTCCAAGGAGCGCTCCACCAACACAAAACCGACAGAAATCACGACGGATGATACGGCGCTGCTGTTGCTGCGTTACGAAAACGGCGCCCGCGGCTCTGTTGTGATCAGCCAGGTCAGCGCGGGCAGAAAGAACTCGCTGCAATGGCAGATCGATGGATCGAAGTCCTCTGCCGCATGGAATTCCGAAACGCCCGATCATCTGTGGATCGGTCACAGGGATGAACCCAACCAGATCCTGCAGCGCGATGCCGCCTTGATGAATGCAAGGGGAGCGGCGGCAGCGGCCTTGCCGGGCGGTCATGTCGAGGGGTTTGCCGATTCATTTTTCGCCCTTTTCCGCGAGATTTACGCGGCGGTTGCTGCGGGGCATGCGCCGTCCGAAGCGGGCTACGCCAGTTTTGCCGACGGCCACTACGAGATGCTCGTATGTGATGCCGTTCTTGAAAGCGCGCGCCAGGGGCGCTGGGTCGACATCCGCCACTAG